TAACTGAGCATAGGGGTGCTAAATAGGTGTATATAGTCCTATGGGTAGTTACCTATTAAATCTTTTGCACCGGGCGACAATAGGCGATTTTTTATAAAATTTTTCGTATTAAGGCATCGCCCGGGCTCATATGGGCGCTCCGCCTTATTATCCATCGTATAAGATTTTTCTACACAGTACGGTAGGAAGCAAGGCAATTCACTGGCCATGTGCTCGTAGCTTTCCTGCCTATGGAATAAACGGAGGGCAAAAAAGCGATAGATTTAAGCCGTCAAAGTGCGGGTATATATTCCAATCGTCGGGCAGGCTTTAAGTTTGGCTCGATAGGCCCGACGAGCTTAAAAAAGAAGATGATGAAATGGCAGGAAAGATCGACAAGACCGTGACGGTCGGTAAATTCAAGGGCGGCGAGGCGGCCGTAAGGGCCGTCCTGACCTCCCAGGGCTTTGAAGCGAAGACGATGGCGATGGCCTCGAACGACAAGAATAACGAGACCTGGAATATCGTCCTCGCGAACGGCCGCAAGGTCATGCTCAGCGCCCCCAAGAAGGGCAATCAGGTAATGATTAAGGAAGTATAATCCTTTTCTCTTATCCTTTTTTAGTAAGCTTTATATTTTTTCATTTACATTCAGGCTTAACCATGGCCCTGAATGTTCCCGTCGCTAAGATCGAGCGCAACATCAGGCTGAACTACGTCTACACGATGCTCATGAACACGATGCTCGACAAGGGCATCTGGATGCTATTCTTAAGCTATAGAGGCCTTGGTCTGGTGCAGATCGGCCTGCTGGAGTCGGTCTACCAGCTCGGCTATCTTCTCTTCGGGCTGCCCGCGGGGGCCATCGGCGACCTGATCGGAAGGAAAGCGAGCCTCTACCTGAGCATCGTCACCAAGGTCCTTAGCTATATACTCATCCTCATATCGGGCGACTTTCTGGGCTATTCGGCCAGCTTCGTGCTCGGCGCGATGTCCTGGGTGCTCTATAATTCTGCGTCGGAGTCCATCACCTACGAGAGCTGCCGTATCGTGGGGAATGCCGGCGACTATAAGAAGATCTACGGCAACATCCTGGCGCTCGCGTTCGTTGCGGCGGCGCTGGGCGTCTTTACCGGGGGCTTCCTCGCTGAAGGCAGCTTCGAGAACGTCTACTACGCCGGGATACTAGTCATGCTGGCGGCCCTTGTGCCGGCCTTACTGTTCACCGAGACGAAGGGCGTAGCCTCGAACGTGGGGAGCAGGAGCGTGTCGCAGCTCTTCAAGAGCTCGATGAAAACCATCGCCGGAAACCCGCTGGTGCTTTACATCCTGGTGCTCTTCGCCGCCATATCCACGGTGGACATGACCATCTACATGTACTGCCAGAAGTATTTTCAGGGCATGGGCATACCCGTCTTCGCCATCGGCATCATCCTGGCCGTTGACTCGCTGTTCGCCGCCCTGGGCGCCAGGTACTCCTACGCCCTGGCCCGGCTGCCGGCGAAAAAGTTCATCGTCATCATACCAGGCGTCATCTTCGGGGCGTATATACTATTATCATTCTCTAATAACCCGCTGGGCGTGCCCATGCTGTGGCTGGGAACCATCTTCGTGGTGGCGTTCTGGCCCATCGTGAGCGAATTAGTCAACGCCCGGGTGCCGTCGGAGGACAGGGCCACTATTTTAGCGTTCAAGAGCCAGCTCTCCAGCGCCGGCGTCGCGGTGCTCTTCCCTGTCGTGGGCTTCTTCGCGGAGCGCGCATCGCTGTCGACGGCGTTCCTCTGGCTGCTGGCAATCATGCTGCCGCTGGTCGCCTACTCGGTAGTAAAAATAAGGCAGACGGCTTTTTAATAATCCACACCCGTATTAGCGGACAGCCGGATATCCGGCACCTGCCCATCCCTTGTAGCCTTTGGCGAGGCTCCGCACGTCACCATAGCCATAGACTCTGAGGAACATGGCGGCATAGGCGGAACGCCGCCCCGTAGCACAGTAGACGACCATCTTCAGGCCCTTTTCCTGCGGCAGCTCCCCGACGCGCCGCGGAAGCTCATTTACAGAAATGTTCACGGCCCTCGAGATATGGCCTTCCCGGAACTCGGAGGGCTCGCGGACGTCCAGCAGAAAGAGCTTTTTTCCCGAGTCGAGCCCCTTTTTCAGGTCATCGGCCTTTATCACGTTCCAATCCGAAGTCGACGTCAGGGCATAGTTTTCCATTGCCGAACAGATATCATCCCTTAAAGCCATGGATCGTAGAACGACGTACAGATAAAAAAAGAATGCGGGACTTATACCCCGCCGATGGGCAGGACCTGCCTGCCGTGGGCGTCGTTGAGCACCTCGGCGGCCGCCAGATATATGGCCGAGAAGCCGCAGACGATGCCCTCCAGGCCCGCGAAGATCTTTATAAGCGCGATGCCCGTGAAGTCGCCTATTGCCAGCAGGAAGAACAGGACGGCCAGGCTGCCGAAGACGAGCTGAATGGCTTTATTCTTATTTAGCGTCCCCACGAACATGTAGGCAGTGAACACTCCCCATAGGGCCAGGTACGCCGCCATCGACGCGCCGTCCGGCGCGGGGTACCAGCCCAGCTTCGGGAATATCAACAGCGTTACAAGCGATATCCAGAACAGCCCGTAGGACGTGAAGGCGGTCGTGCCGAAGGTGTTGCCTTTCCCGAATTCCATAATTCCCGCGATAATCTGGGCGACGCCGCCGTAGAAGATGCCCATGGCCAGGATCATGCTCCAGGCCGACGAGGTAATGAGCCCCGCGTTGAGCAGGTTCAGCAGTACGGTAGTCATGCCAAAACCCATGAGCCCCAGGGGCGCCGGATTGGCGAGGGTGGAGGCCACGGCTTTCGCTTCTTTTGCATCTAGTGTTTGAGTGTTAACCATTGAATGGCACCGATAGTTAATTAATAATCATTATAAATAAATGTTACGATTGATAACGATTATTTTTTATCATACTATAATTGGATTTTAACGCATCTATAGAGAGACATATGTTATCGCTTAAACAGCCATGAAATAGCTTAGTATTTTACACAATATCGGTGTATAGGGAATGTCCAGGGTAAGCCGAGATCCGGGCTTTTACGCTCTTCCATACAGTCCCACGATCTCGTCCTCGGCGAGGATGTGCCCCTTCATGGCGCCGAGCACCGCGCTCTTCGGCACGCCCGATGGCACGTCAAGCACCGTGTCGAGCGCATAGAGATGAAAACGGTAGTGGTGCGGCCGGCCGGGTGGCGGGCACGGGCCCCCGTAGCCCATCTGCCTGAAATCGTTCAGCCCCTGGAAACAATTCTTCTTAATGATCTTCTCCCCGCGGACACCTTCGGGAAGCTCGTTCCTGTGGGCGGGTATGTTGTATATCACCCAGTGGGTGAACGTCTTTCCGGGCGCGTCGGGGTCGTCCATGATTAGGGCGAACGTCTCCGTGCCCTCCGGCGCCCCATCCCAGGAGAGCTGGGGCGACAGGTCGTCGCCGTCGCAGGTATATTTCACGGGTATCTTCTTGCCCGGCTCGAAAGACTGGCTGGCCAGCTTCAATATACACTTTGTGCTCACGTCGATGCGCTCCTTATATCTAGTTCGTCGCCGGCCTTATTTATTGTTTATTGAATAAAAGGCGAGCATGGCCTATGGCCCCCCACGGAGACCCACTGCTTAATAATATTATCAGGAAGCCGTGTTCGCCGTGCATCCGCCGTGCCGAATTTTAAAGAGCGCCGTGTTCGCCGTGCATCCGCCGTGCCGAATTTTAAAGAGCGCCGTGTTCGCCGTGTCGCCGTGGTGAGAAATAACCGTGTCCTCCGTGGTGCCTCCGTGCGCCCCGTGGTGAATACAAAATTTTATTAGCGCTCCCGGCCATCTGTCGAATATGCGGGAGAAGCACATGACCTACGCCGGCGCGGGCGTGGACATCAATAAGCTCGAGTCCAT
This genomic window from Methanocella sp. contains:
- a CDS encoding YbhB/YbcL family Raf kinase inhibitor-like protein: MSTKCILKLASQSFEPGKKIPVKYTCDGDDLSPQLSWDGAPEGTETFALIMDDPDAPGKTFTHWVIYNIPAHRNELPEGVRGEKIIKKNCFQGLNDFRQMGYGGPCPPPGRPHHYRFHLYALDTVLDVPSGVPKSAVLGAMKGHILAEDEIVGLYGRA
- a CDS encoding MFS transporter yields the protein MALNVPVAKIERNIRLNYVYTMLMNTMLDKGIWMLFLSYRGLGLVQIGLLESVYQLGYLLFGLPAGAIGDLIGRKASLYLSIVTKVLSYILILISGDFLGYSASFVLGAMSWVLYNSASESITYESCRIVGNAGDYKKIYGNILALAFVAAALGVFTGGFLAEGSFENVYYAGILVMLAALVPALLFTETKGVASNVGSRSVSQLFKSSMKTIAGNPLVLYILVLFAAISTVDMTIYMYCQKYFQGMGIPVFAIGIILAVDSLFAALGARYSYALARLPAKKFIVIIPGVIFGAYILLSFSNNPLGVPMLWLGTIFVVAFWPIVSELVNARVPSEDRATILAFKSQLSSAGVAVLFPVVGFFAERASLSTAFLWLLAIMLPLVAYSVVKIRQTAF
- a CDS encoding acetate uptake transporter, which encodes MVNTQTLDAKEAKAVASTLANPAPLGLMGFGMTTVLLNLLNAGLITSSAWSMILAMGIFYGGVAQIIAGIMEFGKGNTFGTTAFTSYGLFWISLVTLLIFPKLGWYPAPDGASMAAYLALWGVFTAYMFVGTLNKNKAIQLVFGSLAVLFFLLAIGDFTGIALIKIFAGLEGIVCGFSAIYLAAAEVLNDAHGRQVLPIGGV
- a CDS encoding rhodanese-like domain-containing protein, which codes for MALRDDICSAMENYALTSTSDWNVIKADDLKKGLDSGKKLFLLDVREPSEFREGHISRAVNISVNELPRRVGELPQEKGLKMVVYCATGRRSAYAAMFLRVYGYGDVRSLAKGYKGWAGAGYPAVR